A single window of Melospiza georgiana isolate bMelGeo1 chromosome 19, bMelGeo1.pri, whole genome shotgun sequence DNA harbors:
- the NCBP3 gene encoding nuclear cap-binding protein subunit 3, translating to MAAVRGLRISVKAEASTTTAEPRGAEPEPMEVEEGELETIPVRRSLRELIPDTSRRYENKAGSFITGIDVTSKEAIEKKEQRAKRFHFRAEVNLAQRNVALDRDMMKKAIPKVRLDTIYICGVDEMSTQDIFAYFKEYPPAHIEWLDDTSCNVVWLDEVTATRALINMSSLPDQEKTKSRENNKEKTAEKTKKEKQEESSDDETEEGEVEDDNPSDVELDALSQVEEDSLLRNDLRPANKLAKGNKLFMRFATKDDKKELGAARRSQYYMKYGNPNYGGMKGILSNSWKRRYHSRRIHRDVIKKRTLIGDDVGLTPPYKHRHSGLVNVPEEPIEEEEEEEEDQDMDEDDRVVVEYRDELQAFRQARERGAARRSSASASDSDEMDYDLELKMISTPSPKKSMKMTMYADEVESQLKNIRNSMRADSIATSNIKNRIGSKGSLEKVADVRLLLEEKRQNNSGPRQPNSTVKSDVRQRLGKRPHSPEIKAPSSACAPRREPISDVHSRLGLPKQDVKGLYSDTREKKSGNLWTRLGSAPKTQEKTPEKAENSVASPEEDDSELQRVWGALIKEKEQSRQKKSRLDHLPSLQIEISRESSSGSDSES from the exons ATGGCGGCCGTGCGGGGCCTGCGGATCTCGGTGAAGGCGGAGGCGAGCACCACCACGGCGGAGCCGCGCGGCGCCGAGCCCGAGCCCATGGAGGTGGAAGAGGGAGAGCTGGAGACCATCCCTGTGAGGCGCTCGCTGCGGGAGCTCATCCCG gACACGAGTAGGAGATATGAAAACAAAGCTGGAAGTTTCATCACTGGCATAGATGTAACCTCCAAG GAAGCAATAGAGAAGAAGGAGCAAAGAGCCAAACGTTTCCATTTTCGGGCTGAGGTGAATCTGGCCCAGAGGAACGTGGCCCTGGACCGGGACATGATGAAGAAAG CAATTCCTAAAGTAAGACTGGACACCATTTACATTTGTGGAGTGGATGAGATGAGCACCCAGGACATCTTTGCCTATTTCAAAGAGTATCCTCCTGCTCATATTGAGTGGCTGGATGACACCTCAT GTAATGTGGTCTGGCTTGATGAAGTGACAGCAACACGGGCTCTGATAAATATGAGTTCCCTGCCTGATCAGGAGAAaacaaagagcagagaaaacaaCAAGGAGAAGACAGCTGAAAAAACCAAGAAAG AAAAACAGGAGGAAAGCTCTGATGATGAGACAGAAGAAGGAGAGGTTGAGGATGACAATCCCAGTGATGTGGAG TTGGATGCCCTCTCCCAGGTAGAAGAGGATTCCCTCCTGCGTAATGACCTTCGCCCTGCCAATAAACTGGCTAAAGGAAACAAGCTGTTCATGAGATTTGCTACTAAAG ATGACAaaaaggagctgggagctgcaagGAGAAGCCAGTATTACATGAAATATGGCAATCCAAATTATGGAGGCATGAAAGGAATTCTTAGCAATTCTTG GAAGAGGAGGTACCATTCCAGGAGGATCCACCGGGATGTGATCAAGAAGAGGACTCTGATTGGGGACGATGTGGGCCTGACTCCCCCCTACAAACATCGGCACTCAG GCTTGGTGAATGTTCCTGAGGAGCCCatagaggaggaagaggaggaggaggaggatcaGGACATGGATGAGGATGACAGGGTGGTGGTGGAGTACCGGGATGAGCTGCAGGCCTTCAGGCAGGCGCGGGAGCGCGGCGCCGCCCGGAGATCCAGCGCCAGCGCCTCCGACTCGGACGAGATGGATTATGACCTGGAGCTGAAAATGATCTCCACCCCCTCGCCCAAAAAAAGCATGAAGATGACCATGTATGCAGATGAGGTGGAGTCACAGCTGAAAAATATTAG GAATTCCATGCGAGCAGATAGCATAGCCACCAGCAACATCAAAAACAGGATTGGCAGCAAAGGATCCTTGGAGAAAGTTGCAGATGTGAGGCTCCTGTTGGAAGAGAAACGTCAGAATAACTCTGGGCCACGGCAGCCAAACAGCACTGTCAAATCAG ATGTGAGGCAGAGACTGGGAAAAAGGCCACACTCTCCAGAAATCAAAGCTCCAAGCAGTGCCTGTGCTCCTCGTCGAGAACCAATCTCAGATGTGCACAGCAGGCTGGGACTCCCCAAACAAGATGTGAAAGGCCTCTACTCTGACACCAGAGAGAAGAAATCAG GTAATTTATGGACCAGATTGGGGTCTGCTCCGAAGACGCAGGAAAAGACTCCAGAGAAAGCTGAAAACTCTGTGGCATCTCCAGAGGAAGATGACTCTGAGCTgcagagggtttggggtgctctCATCAAGGAAAAAGAACAGTCCAGGCAAAAAAAGAGTCGCTTGGATCATTTACCCTCCCTACAAATCGAGATCAGCCgggaaagcagctctggctcagaCTCTGAATCATGA